AGTCTATCAGCCACTCAGTAAAACCTGCCCCGGTACATTTCCCCTTCAGAAGCCTGAGAGAAAAGGTTAGTGCACTTAAAAATGTCCTCCTTCTCAGCGCCGGAACTAAATATCGGGGGTTCCCATGACCCAACCTAACatccttttaacttttttacgtcctccaccaccaccaccactagcggcagtctcttaattaaaaaaaaaaaaaactggtggaggtGCTAGTGGCCCTATCTCAGCTGGGTTCCAGGTATGTGTGGGTGTTCCAAGGGACATAGTAAAGGTGATCTAACTCCTCAGGGTCACTAATCAGGGCAGGACAAGATGTAACGGGTtcaattttgatgttttttttttcttttttttcggaaagaGACGCATGAAGAAACTGGTTATCAAatggagtggtggatgaatagaGTAGACTTGGagtggactcagtaatcaggatgtCATTACAGTCAACAGGGAGGTTTAGACTAGAtaaatgtatggatggggatgacaggtgcaAATACGCAGGTGTGTtacatacagagactgccacgtgtaggcctggtggttTCCTGCATCatcccttgtgttcttaagtTCTCACTGATCTTTTAATACTGCCCTGTGATGTttaattaggttgttagtgaGGTGATAAAACAGGCAAGGTAATTAACAGGTGGGTAACAGTTAACAAGGGAACTAGATGTGATAAACTACAAGTAACtttcttaaataaataaagagagtgaTTAATTTATCGTTTGGCAAGTACACTATGGCAGGTACACTAATTAACAGGTAGCTAAGTTTCTGTAACACAGGTAACTTGCGAAATGACGCCCGTATCAGGTAAATTCATTGACAGgtaaaactaacaaacaaacaaacaaacaaataaacaaaccaacaaacaaacatcaacaacagatAAGACTAATCAACTGGTACACTAGCTACAGGTAAACATCACACTTTTcagaacaagacagtgacatCAACACCTCAACTAATTAAACAGGTAACTTGGCCACAGGTAAACTGATACGTAGCTCCAACAGGTAACCTCTTGactttagtagtagtacaagGTAACGCAGACGACTCGTAAACTTGTACTCGTAAGCTTGTACTCGTAAACTTGTACTCGTAAGCTTGTACTTGAAAATTTGTACTTGTAAGCTTGTACTTGTAAATTtgtaaaagaaaacgtgtgtcTTGTTTTATCGCTACTTCCGGGATATTgacggggaagagagagagagagagagagagagagagagagagagagagagagagagagagagagagagagagagagagagagagggagggagggagggagggtatatACTGAATTTACAatgttttaatcttttttccttcctgtctctctctctctctctctctctctctctctctctctctctctctctctctctctctctctctctctctctctctctctttttacgcATTCAGGTTCTTGCAAATTTAGTTTTAGTTTAGAActgtaaaggaacacaaatgaagaaacaaaatcaacaaagtaatgaataaatgcatgaataaatgaatgaatgaggaaaagcaaagaaacGCAAATGAGGAACAAACAAgaacgaatgaataaatgaataaacaaattaatacacAAACAGACGCGGATACTCACCTTTCTGTACCGCGAAGGTCAAGGCCACAGTTGCTGAAATACAGGGAAGTACAGCTAtaacagagagggaaaaaaaaaatggaaaaaaaagactgaaaataaaatgatattaGTAAAGTCCACCATTAAAGATCCCCCGAAACACGTCCTGACTTGTGCAATCGCCCTAAAATATATAAGAGGTAAATTGTTCAGTAAAAAATTGCCTGGATGGTTAAAATATATCTTGAAATTATTATGTGTTAGCTGTGGTAATGTAGTGTGTGGGCGGgtggagatagtagtagtagtagtagtagtagtagtagtagtagtagtagtagtagtagtagtagtagtagtagtagtagtagtagtatgaagagaagaagcaggaataacaataacactactactactactaccactactactactaccaaaaaaacaacatacaaacaaactaatctgctctctctctctctctctctctctctctctctctctctctctctctctctctctctctctctctctctctctctcccagcccgCGTCATGCCAGGGGGGCGGGGGGGCCTCACATCCCCGGGGGCGCCTGAGGTCAATACTCCTGTaggcggggcaggaggaggcGCCCTGAACCTGCCCATTCCCATCCCAACCTCCCTCAGATTCTACGAAGGTAAATtgatgtgtttatgtgtgtgatggtgggaGTAAGTCAATaaatatgtatctatctatatctatatttatctaaaacacttcaaaacactctaaaacacacttaaacaccccaaacacacttacacacccCAGAACAATCCCAAAAACACACctactcactctcactctccttcctcttcctcttcctcttactcttcttctcccATTCACAGGTACAGATTTAAACATTGACTCCTGCCCGCGCGATGAGGTGTCAGTGAACGGCACCTGCCACCGCCTGCTCACTCAAGGGCCCTGCCAGGATTCTGATTTCGTGCTTTTAGACCCAAGCACATACGAGGGTTATTGCGCCGCCCGCCTCTGTGCTCCAGACAGGATTTTTGTGTTTAGTGACCAGCTGTGCCATGACCCTTTCAGCTCCAGTCActgtccaggtgtgtgtgtgtgtgtgtgtgtatagatagatagatgggaaCTAACATATAAAAACATTTCATAGTCACCCTTAAAAATCCTAGCCTTCTACGTTTTCTGTAGCGTACTTATCACTACCGTTTTCTTTCGAGCACGTTTCCTCCCCTATCTGATCCATTCTTCGTCACCTTCTTCAGGATCCCAGGAGCTTTTCCAGACAGCCTTCGGGACCCCCATCTGCCAGTGCCCCGATGGCTTCCTGGAGGGCACCGGGGGGAACTGCGTGCCCCCTCTCACCCCCACGCACACATGCCCGCCCGcccaggtgaggggaagtggtataatagtagtagtagtagtagtagtagtagtagtagtagtagtagtagtagtagtagtagtagtagtagtagtagtagtagtagcagtagtagtgtagtagtagtagtagtagcagtagtaggaggacGGGTGGTGGTATTAGCAGTAGTGATAATGgtagattgtagtagtagtagtagtagtagtagtagtagtagtaatagtagtaatgatgatatacGTGCTAGCTAATAATAGTTTCCCAGCCACACCCACCCATACCCATCCACACATCTTAATTAGAAAACATAGCTCAGGTGTAGCTTATAAGTAACATTCTTCGCCTTTTTTAAATTATCTTTAGGCTCATTactttgaaaaaaattaaaagaaaaatcaagcctaaccttaccaaacctacactaacttaacttagcctaacccAACCAGACCTAAATAAACCAAATTAAATAAACCAAActaaacataacataaccttacAGTATACAACTTTTTTCCTATTGTTTTCTAGATTACCTTAAGAAAACTCTaaattaaactaacctaaccttttatATAACATTTTTCACTTTCAATTATTATTTCTTAAGATCGCTACCTTAAAACAAAAAGACTAACCTaatccaatctaacctaacctaacctaacaaaacccatattaaaaaaaacaaataaataataataataatgataataataataactcttaattaaaaaaaaagaaaaaaaactcaattaccCAGCACAGGTGTAGAACAGGACAGGTGTGTAGGCGTGTACCCCCCTCTACCCCTCCCTCGCCCGCCCCCCCACAGGTGCTCTGGTCTAACAGCTCCAGGTTGATGCAGGTGTGTGGGCCGGACCCCTGTGGCCGTCTCAACTTGGACCGCCCCCTGCCTTCCCCGCCCTTCGTGCCCTCCCTGGCTGATGGCACCTGCTATCAACTGggccaggtgagtgtgtgtgtgcgagaaagtgagtgagagtgggtgagtggggagggtaggtaaggagggagtgagtaagtgagtgagtgagtgagtgagtgagtaccCCTGACTACTTCTACACCCCCCATACAAATCACCCCCTTAATGAATTCACTACCCCTGCCCCATTTCCCCAACGGCCACCCCCACCTGAGTCAGTGAGGGTGAACCAGAACCAGTACTCATAACAGGActgcctggtggtggtagtggaggtggtggtgagggggtgtGAGGGCAGGCCCGGGGAGGCTGACGAGTACACAGAGACACGGGGACACTGCACCGGGGAATTACTGGTGGGAAAAGTGTGGCGGGTATTGCAGCcaagggtggcggtggtgcccCGGGGTGTGCCTCCTatcactgacaccaccaccaccaccgccagacaagacagacaggaaaTCCCCGCAGCAGCGTGAACAAAGCCAGCAGGGGCGCCAGTCCAGGCTGTGTGTAGGCCCTCCCACCCCTCACAATGTCCCCTTCCCCGCCCCCCGTCtcctgccccgcctcgcccctaGCACCCTGCCGTGCCCCCAGGTGAGCGGCGTGTGTCCCCACGGCAGCTTCTACGCACTGGACCTCGAGGTGCGGCGCGGGGTGTGCGCGGCGCTGCAGGACGCGGGCTACGTCATCCTGGACGCCGCCACGCAGCGCCTCTACCACGACATGTACGGCGCCTTCAGCCTGTTCACCGTGCTGGACCACTCCCTGCTGCTGCCCGCCCCGCTCCTGCAGCCCCTGCACCCCGCCCAGGACCCTGCCGCGCTGCTGGGCGGCGTTCCGCACACCCTGCTCACCCAGGGCGGCGGCCAGGTCCAGCAGACTGGTGGCCTGGGGCTGCCGGTGCTGGGCGGCCAGGGGGCCGCCAGCCTGGGCGCGGCTCAGGGCGGCGCGGTGACACAGATCACGTTCGGTAGTGTGACGTTACCCGGGACGCTGGAGCAGCACCTTGCGGGGCAGCAGGGGGCGCCGCGCCCCGGCAAAAGGCCGCCACACCCGCGCAACCACTACATCCGCGGCCACAACCTGGGCCCGGCGCGGGACTACAAGTTCTCGTCGCTGTCCAAGCACTTCCTGCCCACG
The window above is part of the Scylla paramamosain isolate STU-SP2022 chromosome 43, ASM3559412v1, whole genome shotgun sequence genome. Proteins encoded here:
- the LOC135093437 gene encoding uncharacterized protein LOC135093437 isoform X1, producing the protein MPGGRGGLTSPGAPEVNTPVGGAGGGALNLPIPIPTSLRFYEGTDLNIDSCPRDEVSVNGTCHRLLTQGPCQDSDFVLLDPSTYEGYCAARLCAPDRIFVFSDQLCHDPFSSSHCPGSQELFQTAFGTPICQCPDGFLEGTGGNCVPPLTPTHTCPPAQVLWSNSSRLMQVCGPDPCGRLNLDRPLPSPPFVPSLADGTCYQLGQVSGVCPHGSFYALDLEVRRGVCAALQDAGYVILDAATQRLYHDMYGAFSLFTVLDHSLLLPAPLLQPLHPAQDPAALLGGVPHTLLTQGGGQVQQTGGLGLPVLGGQGAASLGAAQGGAVTQITFGSVTLPGTLEQHLAGQQGAPRPGKRPPHPRNHYIRGHNLGPARDYKFSSLSKHFLPTRLDLERLHATRGHNHLVRPLPAKGPRGATPALRVQVVPARLLAQTLYAHQAHPAPRHGAHSETREAEDELESAEQQDRYSESTADGPAAEETDAQGEETDTAASRRRRAAQGAGLVETRLVTCRAGARRHVNAKCRHTLLPFSALPPATLQPTTVDSAPGVLRRRRRSAAPLPPASACPQGASYDLHRQCVLTLPASASVSAL
- the LOC135093437 gene encoding uncharacterized protein LOC135093437 isoform X2, with protein sequence MPGGRGGLTSPGAPEVNTPVGGAGGGALNLPIPIPTSLRFYEGTDLNIDSCPRDEVSVNGTCHRLLTQGPCQDSDFVLLDPSTYEGYCAARLCAPDRIFVFSDQLCHDPFSSSHCPGSQELFQTAFGTPICQCPDGFLEGTGGNCVPPLTPTHTCPPAQVCGPDPCGRLNLDRPLPSPPFVPSLADGTCYQLGQVSGVCPHGSFYALDLEVRRGVCAALQDAGYVILDAATQRLYHDMYGAFSLFTVLDHSLLLPAPLLQPLHPAQDPAALLGGVPHTLLTQGGGQVQQTGGLGLPVLGGQGAASLGAAQGGAVTQITFGSVTLPGTLEQHLAGQQGAPRPGKRPPHPRNHYIRGHNLGPARDYKFSSLSKHFLPTRLDLERLHATRGHNHLVRPLPAKGPRGATPALRVQVVPARLLAQTLYAHQAHPAPRHGAHSETREAEDELESAEQQDRYSESTADGPAAEETDAQGEETDTAASRRRRAAQGAGLVETRLVTCRAGARRHVNAKCRHTLLPFSALPPATLQPTTVDSAPGVLRRRRRSAAPLPPASACPQGASYDLHRQCVLTLPASASVSAL